The genome window TAGAAGAAAAGCTGTTGGTGTTGCCGCCCAACCACAATCGCTCAGAGTATATTCGGGTTAATCCTCAGTTTCGGGCAATTCTCACCTCAAATCCAGAGGAATATTGTGGAGTACACGCTACTCAGGATGCGTTGATGGATCGGCTGATCACTATTAATATGCCAGAACCAGATGAACTCACTCAGCAGGAGATTTTGGTGCACAAAGTGGGGATTGATCGTGAATCTGCTCTGTTGATTACCCGGCTAGTACAAACATTTCGACGTAAGGCAGACTCCGACAAGGTTAGTGGTCTGCGGGCAAGCCTAATGATTGCCAAAATCTGCCACGAACATAGTATTCCTATCTTGCCAGAGGAAACCGATTTCCGCGACATTTGCCAAGATATTCTGCTGTCTCGGACTAACTTGCCCCTAGATCAGGCAACTCCACTCCTATGGGATTTACTCAATAGTGCCAGTCAGTGGGCAAATGGTACCCTGTTGCCAGAAACGGAACCCAAAGGCCCTCGACGCTATCAGCTCGGTAGAAGGCGTGTTCAGCATCTAGAATCGCTCGTCGCTGACTTAGACATGGCAGACGATACAACTCCAGGAGAAAGCTTAACTTCAGACCTTGCACCTAACCCGACTGCTCTCCAAGAGACGGCCATCGAGCCAGATAAGCTAGCCAATGTGCCTGCCGCTGAGGAACCCACTGATTGGGACGATACTACTGCTATCCTCGATGAAAACATCACTGCTGATGTGATCATAGGTGATGAGTCAGAGCGCGACAATCAGTTGGCGTTTGATGCAATCCAACGAGCTGTCTATAACTTTGTATGCCAGACAGCCGGTGCCCGCATCACAGAAATTCAGTCTGCGTTGTCGATTAATCGCTTTCAAGCTGTGGATGCATTGCGATCGCTAGTCGCCAATGGCCTGCTCAAACAGCGGGATGATCGGGTTTACATTCCCATATCACCCTAAGCCAGAGCGTTGATTATATCCTCATGAGGAGGAAAACTAACCAGTTGTGGAGTGAAAACGATTGTGGCTATGCCTGTCCAAAACGGAGCGTTGACCAACTCAAGCGATCGTGGCCGAGCTATTACCACATCTACCCAAGGCTCGACCCTTGCTGATGTGCTTGAGCGGGTGCTCGATAAGGGTATTGTCATTGCTGGTGATATTTCGGTGTCAGTTGGTTCTACAGAACTCTTAAACATTCGTATTCGCCTGCTGATTTCATCGGTAGACAAAGCCCGCGAGATTGGCATTAACTGGTGGGAAAGTGACCCTTACCTCAGTCGGCAGGCGCTTCCCCCTGCCCAAACTGAACAGATAGCTCACCTTCAACAGCACATTGAGCGGCTAGAGGCGGAACTCAAGACCTTGCGATCGCTGTCAGTAGCTGATGCAGAATCGACACCTACAGGAGGTTAACTGTCCTATGCCTGTCATTCGGATCAAAACTATGAAGCAGATTGCTACCAGCCGAACCATTCGAGGCTTCCGATCGTGTCCCTCAATGTTTGGCAGGTGGTCAGATTTTGCTACCGATCAAGCGCGGATTGCTGCGGATCNNNNNNNNNNAAATTCTGGCTAATGAAGTGCGTCGTCAATGGCTGAATATCGCTTGCCGCAGCTAGTACCTTCAGGCAAGCTTATGCTTGCCTGACTCATGTGACAGACTAGAACGTGTGATAGCTACTGCTGTTCGGTTTTGAAAATGTAAAAGTTTTGCAGAACCCCGATCGTCTCAACCCGATAGGAAGGCACCAAATCGGCAGGTACCAGGGGAAAAATTGTGTTCACAGATAGATTCGTTGTGTAATGGCTGAACAGAATAAAGTTCTGACGTTGAGTTCCTCTGGCGATGAGTTGCTGAATATCAGCTTGATTTTCCATC of Cyanobacteriota bacterium contains these proteins:
- a CDS encoding gas vesicle protein yields the protein MPVQNGALTNSSDRGRAITTSTQGSTLADVLERVLDKGIVIAGDISVSVGSTELLNIRIRLLISSVDKAREIGINWWESDPYLSRQALPPAQTEQIAHLQQHIERLEAELKTLRSLSVADAESTPTGG
- a CDS encoding gas vesicle protein GvpN, whose translation is EEKLLVLPPNHNRSEYIRVNPQFRAILTSNPEEYCGVHATQDALMDRLITINMPEPDELTQQEILVHKVGIDRESALLITRLVQTFRRKADSDKVSGLRASLMIAKICHEHSIPILPEETDFRDICQDILLSRTNLPLDQATPLLWDLLNSASQWANGTLLPETEPKGPRRYQLGRRRVQHLESLVADLDMADDTTPGESLTSDLAPNPTALQETAIEPDKLANVPAAEEPTDWDDTTAILDENITADVIIGDESERDNQLAFDAIQRAVYNFVCQTAGARITEIQSALSINRFQAVDALRSLVANGLLKQRDDRVYIPISP